In the Pseudanabaena sp. PCC 7367 genome, one interval contains:
- a CDS encoding NnrU family protein, translated as MEIFTNYQSHWIMAGLLLTFAIAHSGLAALRSRMEELIGARAYRVLFALVSLTLAVVMIIYFFNHRYDGVQLWQVQAVPGIKIVVSALSVISFVFLYPATFNLLEVAAIAKPQVHLFETGIIRIARHPQMVGQIIWCIAHTLWIGSSFMVVTSLGLILHHLFGVWHGDRRLAKRYGDAFAKVKERTSIIPFKAIWEGRQELKLEEFLTPAYLGVAFTIVGFRMLHPLMFEAAAKVPW; from the coding sequence ATGGAAATATTTACCAACTATCAATCCCACTGGATCATGGCGGGATTGTTGCTTACTTTTGCGATCGCCCACAGTGGCCTAGCAGCGCTGCGATCGCGGATGGAAGAATTAATCGGCGCACGGGCTTATCGGGTTTTATTTGCCCTGGTGAGCCTGACCCTGGCGGTGGTGATGATTATTTACTTTTTTAATCATCGTTATGATGGGGTGCAGCTCTGGCAGGTACAAGCGGTGCCGGGGATCAAAATTGTGGTTTCGGCTCTGTCGGTAATCTCATTTGTTTTTCTCTATCCAGCCACGTTTAATTTGCTGGAGGTGGCAGCGATCGCCAAACCCCAAGTCCATCTGTTTGAAACAGGCATCATTCGGATTGCGCGGCATCCGCAGATGGTGGGGCAAATTATCTGGTGCATTGCCCACACGCTCTGGATTGGCAGTAGTTTTATGGTGGTGACTTCGTTGGGCTTGATTTTGCACCATTTATTTGGGGTGTGGCATGGCGATCGGCGTTTGGCCAAGCGCTACGGTGATGCATTTGCAAAGGTAAAAGAGCGCACCTCGATTATCCCGTTCAAGGCGATCTGGGAGGGCAGGCAAGAGCTTAAGCTAGAAGAATTTTTAACCCCTGCCTATTTGGGGGTGGCGTTCACGATCGTTGGTTTTAGGATGCTGCACCCATTGATGTTTGAGGCGGCAGCGAAGGTGCCCTGGTAG
- a CDS encoding dihydrofolate reductase family protein — MSLKASVFIATSLDGFIAREDGSIDWLNVANAVVPEGEDCGYASFMDSVDVLVMGRNSYEKVLSFGAWPYQDKQVIVLSSRALEIPNDLSSNVVHSAETPAALHQRLANQGFKHIYIDGGITIQRFLAAGLIDDITITVIPMLIGQGKSLFGELEQDILLKHIKTKAYDFGFVQSTYELVKNM; from the coding sequence TTGAGTTTAAAAGCATCAGTATTTATCGCCACCAGCCTGGATGGTTTCATCGCCAGGGAAGATGGCTCGATCGACTGGCTAAATGTTGCCAATGCCGTAGTGCCAGAGGGCGAAGATTGTGGTTATGCCTCGTTTATGGATTCAGTGGATGTATTAGTGATGGGTCGCAACTCCTATGAAAAGGTTTTATCCTTTGGTGCATGGCCATATCAAGATAAGCAAGTGATCGTTTTGAGTAGCCGTGCCCTTGAAATACCTAACGACCTAAGTAGCAACGTGGTACATTCAGCCGAAACTCCCGCAGCATTGCATCAGCGGTTAGCAAATCAAGGATTTAAGCATATATATATTGATGGCGGGATCACAATTCAGCGGTTTCTGGCAGCAGGACTGATCGACGACATCACGATCACGGTGATCCCGATGCTGATCGGTCAGGGGAAATCTTTGTTTGGTGAGTTAGAGCAAGATATTTTGCTAAAGCATATTAAGACCAAAGCCTATGATTTTGGTTTTGTTCAATCGACCTATGAATTAGTAAAAAATATGTAG
- a CDS encoding response regulator transcription factor → MSADLLLVDDEPGLREAVQTYLEDSGFSVRVASNARDAWQMLEQVKPDLVISDIMMPQVSGYEFLQQMREDERFVSLPVIFLTARGMTSDRIAGYQAGCDAYLPKPFDPDELVAIVENLLAKQKVQDTSNQNSPEINELVDQIAEIKDLLRQKNTAPAKTPNAITVTPPPIAIDLTPREQSVLELVVEGLMNKEIASRLGTTIRNVEKYVSRLFGKTGTSSRTELVRYALQHGLVSL, encoded by the coding sequence ATGTCAGCAGATTTACTCCTCGTAGATGATGAGCCTGGGCTGAGAGAGGCCGTGCAAACCTATTTAGAAGATAGTGGCTTCAGCGTGCGGGTAGCCAGCAATGCCCGTGATGCCTGGCAGATGCTAGAACAGGTTAAACCCGATTTAGTTATTTCCGATATCATGATGCCTCAGGTTAGTGGCTATGAGTTTTTGCAGCAAATGCGCGAAGATGAGCGGTTTGTCAGCCTACCAGTAATTTTCCTGACTGCCAGAGGGATGACCAGCGATCGGATTGCTGGTTATCAGGCCGGTTGTGATGCCTACTTACCCAAGCCCTTTGATCCCGATGAACTAGTAGCGATCGTAGAAAACTTACTGGCCAAACAAAAAGTTCAGGATACTAGTAACCAAAATAGCCCGGAAATTAATGAACTGGTGGACCAGATTGCTGAGATCAAAGATCTGCTCAGACAGAAAAATACTGCTCCTGCCAAAACTCCCAATGCGATCACGGTCACACCACCGCCAATTGCGATCGATCTTACCCCCAGAGAACAAAGTGTTTTGGAATTGGTCGTAGAAGGATTGATGAACAAAGAGATCGCTAGTAGGCTCGGCACCACCATTCGCAATGTAGAAAAATATGTAAGTCGATTGTTCGGTAAAACAGGCACCAGCAGCAGAACTGAATTAGTAAGATACGCCCTCCAGCATGGCTTAGTTTCTCTCTAG
- a CDS encoding DUF1565 domain-containing protein: MGANKFGLAIALVAIGSTAMGGYGLNSSGAIAAELQEQSSHLQYFSLTSPTIELAQVPTNGQTQILLYVNPNAGSDRNGNGSPQAPFKTITRAMSLLQDGKSAVIQLAPGTYSEDSGEKFPLQLRTGTIISGNETKKGGGIKILGGGNYRSPAAGKQNVAIVVANQAQIRGVTVTNRHENGYGLWIESIASAAIASNTISGNGKDGIYVGGNATPSLIKNVLVTNKASGIHITDTAQPEIKDNLVQSNAVGITVNKKAAPQLINNRISGNQDGILSQADAKPILRHNKIERNKANGMIIANNSLPDLGTANSPGNNLWGANQDVDINNTSRNPLAIVGNQVDPKRLAGTIKVVGAAAPSPANTANNPIPSNPNPSNVNVPRNTATRIATPNPRTAARPLNNTTSSNRPNPAQAFTNLPSVPSPTSPGTPIPPVPESLRQQLNTPPALSRAQTIPNSVIVRINQQTNSSVIPARTNIDSSLPPISFRPPAGEPVNQPIVLAPPSSSERITTPPRFRVVVPISSETSTDRIRKVVPNAFPSRHNGSLVVQVGAYSDRKLADVQVQNLARAGFTARIELINP, translated from the coding sequence ATGGGTGCAAACAAATTTGGTTTAGCGATCGCCTTGGTGGCAATCGGTAGCACCGCTATGGGTGGATATGGTTTGAATAGTTCTGGGGCGATCGCCGCTGAGCTTCAGGAGCAATCGTCGCACTTGCAATATTTCAGCTTAACCAGCCCAACTATTGAACTGGCGCAGGTGCCAACCAATGGTCAAACCCAAATTTTATTGTATGTAAATCCTAATGCTGGTAGCGATCGCAATGGTAATGGTAGCCCCCAAGCGCCCTTCAAAACCATCACCAGAGCCATGAGTTTACTCCAGGATGGCAAATCGGCGGTAATTCAACTTGCGCCTGGCACCTATAGCGAGGACAGTGGCGAAAAATTTCCGCTCCAACTGCGAACTGGCACGATCATTTCTGGTAATGAAACCAAAAAAGGTGGTGGGATTAAGATCCTGGGCGGTGGCAATTATCGATCGCCCGCCGCTGGAAAACAAAATGTGGCGATCGTGGTGGCCAATCAAGCCCAGATTCGCGGGGTGACCGTGACCAATCGCCATGAAAATGGTTATGGCCTCTGGATCGAATCGATTGCCAGTGCGGCGATCGCCAGTAATACCATCAGCGGTAATGGCAAGGATGGCATTTATGTTGGTGGTAATGCTACGCCAAGCCTAATCAAAAATGTGCTGGTCACCAATAAAGCTAGTGGTATTCACATTACCGATACGGCTCAGCCAGAAATCAAAGATAATCTGGTGCAGAGCAATGCGGTGGGCATCACCGTCAATAAAAAAGCCGCACCGCAATTAATTAATAATCGTATTTCCGGTAACCAGGATGGTATTCTATCCCAGGCTGATGCTAAGCCGATCCTGCGTCACAACAAAATTGAACGGAATAAGGCCAATGGCATGATCATTGCCAATAATAGCCTGCCTGATCTTGGCACTGCCAATAGCCCTGGTAATAATCTATGGGGTGCTAATCAGGATGTTGATATTAATAACACCAGCCGCAATCCCTTAGCGATCGTGGGTAATCAGGTCGATCCCAAGCGATTGGCAGGCACAATCAAAGTGGTTGGCGCTGCTGCGCCTAGTCCGGCTAATACTGCCAATAATCCTATTCCCAGCAATCCAAATCCTAGTAATGTTAATGTGCCCCGCAACACGGCCACCAGGATCGCCACCCCCAACCCCAGAACGGCGGCACGCCCTCTTAATAACACTACTTCGAGTAACAGACCCAATCCAGCCCAAGCGTTTACCAACTTGCCCTCGGTGCCATCGCCCACAAGCCCTGGTACACCGATCCCCCCTGTGCCAGAATCGTTGCGCCAGCAGTTAAACACTCCACCAGCTTTATCCAGGGCTCAGACAATTCCCAACTCTGTGATCGTACGCATCAATCAACAAACTAACTCTTCAGTTATTCCTGCTCGAACCAATATTGATAGCTCTCTGCCGCCGATTTCTTTCCGCCCCCCCGCCGGTGAGCCAGTAAATCAGCCGATCGTGCTTGCGCCGCCCTCATCCAGTGAGCGGATCACCACACCACCAAGATTCCGGGTAGTGGTGCCAATTTCCTCAGAAACCAGCACCGATCGCATCCGTAAGGTGGTGCCCAATGCGTTTCCCTCCCGCCACAATGGTTCATTAGTCGTACAAGTTGGCGCCTACAGCGATCGTAAACTGGCTGATGTCCAGGTGCAAAACTTAGCTAGGGCAGGATTCACCGCTAGAATAGAGTTGATCAATCCTTAA
- a CDS encoding sugar phosphate nucleotidyltransferase: MKAMILAAGKGTRVRPITYIMPKPMIPIMQKPVMEFLVELLREHGFDEIMVNVSHLSEEIENYFRDGQKFGVQMAYSFEGSIVEGQLVGSALGSAGGLKKIQDFSPFFDSTFVVLCGDALIDLNLSEVVKWHRKKQSLATVVTKSVPKSEVSSYGVVVTDDENRILTFQEKPSVEEARSNEINTGIYIFEPEVLDYVPSGEEYDIGGDLFPQLVAEGAPFYAKSMDFEWVDIGKVPDYWQAIQDVLAGKIRNVQIPGIQVKPGVFTGLNVSVNWDKVDITGPVYIGGMTKIEDGAKIVGPAMIGPNCHVCSGATVERSVIFEYSRLADVRLVDKLVCGRYCVDHTGASIDLQASALDWLITDARHEIPMEVPELVLPEA, encoded by the coding sequence ATGAAAGCCATGATTCTGGCAGCCGGTAAGGGTACACGTGTGCGCCCAATCACCTATATTATGCCAAAACCAATGATTCCGATCATGCAAAAACCAGTAATGGAATTTCTGGTGGAGCTGCTACGGGAACATGGGTTCGACGAAATTATGGTAAACGTAAGCCATTTGTCTGAGGAGATTGAAAACTATTTCCGTGATGGCCAGAAATTTGGGGTTCAGATGGCCTACTCCTTTGAGGGCAGCATCGTGGAAGGCCAGTTGGTAGGCAGTGCCCTGGGTTCTGCCGGTGGCTTAAAAAAAATCCAGGATTTCTCGCCGTTCTTCGATAGTACCTTTGTGGTGCTGTGCGGAGATGCGTTGATTGATTTAAACCTGTCGGAGGTGGTGAAGTGGCATCGCAAAAAGCAATCTCTGGCAACTGTGGTAACCAAGTCGGTGCCTAAAAGTGAAGTGTCTAGTTATGGTGTGGTGGTAACTGATGATGAAAATCGCATCTTAACTTTCCAGGAAAAGCCGAGTGTAGAAGAAGCCCGTAGTAATGAAATTAACACTGGGATTTATATTTTTGAACCAGAGGTCTTAGATTATGTACCCTCTGGAGAAGAATATGACATCGGTGGCGATCTTTTTCCCCAACTAGTGGCCGAAGGAGCACCCTTCTATGCCAAGTCAATGGACTTTGAATGGGTGGATATTGGAAAGGTGCCCGATTACTGGCAGGCGATCCAAGATGTGCTGGCAGGCAAGATCCGCAATGTGCAAATTCCAGGGATTCAAGTAAAACCAGGGGTATTCACTGGTTTGAATGTGTCGGTGAACTGGGACAAAGTAGACATTACTGGGCCAGTTTATATTGGCGGCATGACCAAGATTGAGGATGGGGCCAAGATTGTCGGGCCAGCGATGATTGGACCCAATTGCCATGTTTGCAGTGGTGCTACGGTGGAGCGCAGTGTAATTTTTGAATATTCGCGCCTGGCCGATGTGCGACTAGTGGATAAGCTGGTGTGTGGCCGCTATTGTGTTGACCATACCGGTGCTTCGATCGACCTGCAGGCTTCTGCCCTGGATTGGTTGATTACTGATGCTCGCCATGAGATTCCGATGGAAGTCCCAGAATTAGTTCTGCCGGAAGCGTAG